A genomic segment from Nitrospinota bacterium encodes:
- the lptA gene encoding lipopolysaccharide transport periplasmic protein LptA translates to MALAALIGAMAQNAYAVSGDKGTAQTAKEEAEDKKAPLQVTSERMLSDNKNNTISFFGSVVAIKGKLKVEADEMRVLSYENQNEMREMEATGSVKITHKDKVAVGEKANYYADSRTLVLTGNPVLTQGKNVARGEKVVYYFNREDMEIFSGDRTQATIILFQKEEDESKSQKQSAAESGAKK, encoded by the coding sequence ATGGCGCTTGCGGCGTTGATCGGCGCCATGGCGCAAAACGCCTACGCCGTGAGCGGCGATAAAGGGACGGCCCAGACCGCAAAGGAAGAGGCGGAGGACAAGAAAGCGCCGCTTCAAGTAACTTCTGAACGGATGCTTTCGGACAATAAAAACAATACGATATCATTCTTCGGTTCAGTCGTCGCCATAAAGGGAAAATTGAAGGTGGAAGCTGACGAAATGCGCGTTCTTTCCTACGAAAACCAGAATGAGATGCGCGAGATGGAAGCCACCGGCTCGGTGAAAATCACCCATAAGGACAAGGTGGCCGTGGGCGAAAAGGCGAATTATTACGCGGACTCGCGCACACTGGTATTGACCGGGAACCCAGTCCTCACCCAGGGCAAAAATGTGGCCCGGGGGGAAAAGGTCGTATATTATTTCAACCGGGAGGACATGGAGATTTTCAGCGGCGACAGGACGCAGGCCACAATCATCCTGTTCCAGAAGGAAGAAGACGAATCCAAATCTCAAAAGCAATCCGCCGCTGAATCCGGAGCCAAAAAGTGA